The genomic window NNNNNNNNNNNNNNNNNNNNNNNNNNNNNNNNNNNNNNNNNNNNNNNNNNNNNNNNNNNNNNNNNNNNNNNNNNNNNNNNNNNNNNNNNNNNNNNNNNNNNNNNNNNNNNNNNNNNNNNNNNNNNNNNNNNNNNNNNNNNNNNNNNNNNNNNNNNNNNNNNNNNNNNNNNNNNNNNNNNNNNNNNNNNNNNNNNNNNNNNNNNNNNNNNNNNNNNNNNNNNNNNNNNNNNNNNNNNNNNNNCTGAAAGAGGTAATTACATAGTAACAAGATACTAGTCTTTGTCGTAGCCACTCAAAGatgtaagaaaaacaataaagagtGAAATCTTGCATCTGCTTGACCTTGTGCCAAAAGTACAAGCATAAATACCTGGCTGAGTTCAGGCAGTGTTACACTTCATAATTTGTGTTTAATATTTCCCCCCATTCAAAAGCAAAGCTATATTATCAACCATGAATATGGTGAGAAAAGAAATCAATCATGTCAATTCTATtcataaaagtaattttatatctttaaatatattgtCTTCCTGTGTGTGCACTCAAAATAATGGTCTGTCTCACGGTTTTGCCAACAGCTGCGAGGCGTTTCTATGCTTGCTATGGTGTGCATGGTGTCCGCTGCGAAGCTGCCAGGCTACAGTGCCGGAGGCGACTCTGGCTTGGGCGTTGATCTGGTTAGCGCANNNNNNNNNNNNNNNNNNNNNNNNNNNNNNNNNNNNNNCAGCGTTTTCCCGGCCGTTTTCGTCGGCAGCGGAAACCTCCCTGCTAGTGCTATTGTAGGCGCTGCTGGAGGCATTGGCGGCGGCGCTGTTGGGCATAGTGAGCCAAGCACAGGTCCTGTTGCACCTGTTGTTACCGTTGAAGAGGAATATACTGGTCCAAGCATTGACGCTGGTCCCGACTCTGCCGGCTCTCCTGCTGTGACCGTTGACGAAGAATACAGCGAACTAAGCATTGACGTTGCCCCCGTTGCCCCTGTTCCAACCGTGGAGGAGGAGTACACTGGGCCCAACGAAGTCGCCCACGTCAGCCCCCCTGCTGACGAATACAGCTCACCAAACCACTAAAGCCTTATGCTGATCAGATATGTTAAACTGCTTCACAGAAAGCATTTATTTATCACCCTAAGGTTCATTCACGTATTTATAtactacaataaataaaaaattctttttgaatGTTAATTCATTTGTATTACACTTATGTTTACAAATTGTTGGTCCAAACATATTTGAAAATCAGAGTTTTTTCATAATAGGTGTACCATTGCAAAAATGAATCCAAATTATAAGCCTAGCAGTCTAACTTTTTAGAAAATCGCAGGAACAAAATTTAAGCAGCCataacatatgtattattaattcaAATGACCAACTATGTGTTAAAAGGAATATTTATTTTCGGTTATATTAACCAGTATACTCTTGGACGTGACCCACAAATTTTACAGGGTTTCATGAAGGGCANNNNNNNNNNNNNNNNNNNNNNNNNNNNNNNNNNNNNNNNNNNNNNNNNNNNNNNNNNNNNNNNNNNNNNNNNNNNNNNNNNNNNNNNNNNNNNNNNNNNNNNNNNNNNNNNNNNNNNNNNNNNNNNNNNNNNNNNNNNNNNCGGTAGCGCTTGAAGGGTAGCGGAAATCTCCCTGCTATTACTGTTGGAGGCGCCACTGAAGTTTTCATCCGGAGGCTCTGTAAAGGATTACGTTGGCAGTACTGTTGCATTGGAATACCCTGGGCCAAGCACTGGTCCCGATGTCCCTAACGTGCCTGCTGCCACCTTTGATGCTCTTGCCCCAACTGAAGAATAAAGGGCCAGGAGTAAAATGACCCAAGCTTCTGTCGTGTCTCCTGTTGTAATCGTTAAAGAAGGATACACTGACGTTCTTCCTGCAACGCGCGTTCTAACCCATATCACTNNNNNNNNNNNNNNNNNNNNNNNNNNNNNNNNNNNNNNNNNNNNNNNNNNNNNNNNNNNNNNNNNNNNNNNNNNNNNNNNNNNNNNNNNNNNNNNNNNNNNNNNNNNNNNNNNNNNNNNNNNNNNNNNNNNNNNNNNNNNNNNNNNNNNNNNNNNNNNNNNNNNNNNNNNNNNNNNNNNNNNNNNNNNNNNNNNNNNNNNNNNNNNNNNNNNNNNNNNNNNNNNNNNNNNNNNNNNNNNNNNNNNNNNNNNNNNNNCCCATATCACTGTTGAAGAGGTATATAATTGCCCCAGTTAAGCCGCCCATGCCAGTTCAATCTTCTCCAAGCTATTCATTTGAAGCTTTGTGCCTTAGGAATCAATGGATATTTATCTGTTGAATTATATCGAAAACACCAGATTTCTTGTCTTGCAAATATGTAAACACTTTTTGGTTACTAATGTAAGAAATATTCATAGTGAAATTGTTTTGATTAAAGCTGAAGAAATCACGCTTTAGGATTATCATAAAGAAATTGTTCTTGATTTCACAAGGTCAGTATTAGGAAAGGCAAAAacagataataaaggaaaaagaaaagaaaacttagAGCAAATATTCGTACATTTTCTCGCTTAATTTACAAGGCCTCTTCAACACTGTACAAACACGTTAGAattcacgaaaaaaaattatagagaaaAACTCTCAACCCTAACTCTTAACACATACTAAAATCGAATTCGCCTGCAATAAAATGCTTTTGCAAGCCATTATTTGAAAGAAGgtaaaaaacaagaggaaaaggatgGTCACTGTCGACATCAATTAACACTGATTTCTGAAGGTAACCTCCTCTGACCTCGTTCGCAACTTGCCCTCCCATCTCCTCCGCCACCTGATCTTACCTGACCTTGGACGAGGTCACTTTCAGCATCCAAGGTTTGTCCTTCACTGTCTGCTTCGttgctttttttctattctgtctgTGTTTATCTTTCCCNNNNNNNNNNNNNNNNNNNNNNNNNNNNNNNNNNNNNNNNNNNNNNNNNNNNNNNNNNNNNNNNNNNNNNNNNNNNNNNNNNNNNNNNNNNNNNNNNNNNNNNNNNNNNNNNNNNNNNNNNNNNNNNNNNNNNNNNNNNNNNNNNNNNNNNNNNNNNNNNNNNNNNNNNNNNNNNNNNNNNNNNNNNNNNNNNNNNNNNNNNNNNNNNNNNNNNNNNNNNNNNNNNNNNNNNNNNNNNNNTTTCCCTGAGCAATCATATCTTCGATTGTCACTTACTTCCGGTCATTCATTTTATTAGAGTaggaacaaacaaagaaaataattctaTGTCCACGAAGTTAGCATGGGGAGNNNNNNNNNNNNNNNNNNNNNNNNNNNNNNNNNNNNNNNNNNNNNNNNNNNNNNNNNNNNNNNNNNNNNNNNNNNNNNNNNNNNNNNNNNNNNNNNNNNNNNNNNNNNNNNNNNNNNNNNNNNNNNNNNNNNNNNNNNNNNNNNNNNNNNNNNNNNNNNNNNNNNNNNNNNNNNNNNNNNNNNNNNNNNNNNNNNNNNNNNNNNNNNNNNNNNNNNNNNNNNNNNNNNNNNNNNNNNNNNNNNNNNNNNNNNNNNNNNNNNNNNNNNNNNNNNNNNNNNNNNNNNNNNNNNNNNNNNNNNNNNNNNNNNNNNNNNNNNNNNNNNNNNNNNNNNNNNNNNNNNNNNNNNNNNNNNNNNNNNNNNNNNNNNNNNNNNNNNNNNNNNNNNNNNNNNNNNNNNNNNNNNNNNNNNNNNNNNNNNNNNNNNNNNNNNNNNNNNNNNNNNNNNNNNNNNNNNNNNNNNNNNNNNNNNNNNNNNNNNNNNNNNNNNNNNNNNNNNNNNNNCCGTTCAAATAACAAAGTGATTATGAAGACAGAAAGTCAACCATAACGATATACTGAAATTGCCAAGAAATGCTCACAAAAAGTACTTCCTCTCGTATTTGTATGTAATGTCAAGACCTTGGGAGCTTTACACAGGAAAGGTAAGAGAGCAAAactgtcagtaaaaaaaaaaatagaaggttgTCATGTATGTGTATGNNNNNNNNNNNNNNNNNNNNNNNNNNGCTGTGTATATTCCTTATCAACATAACATTATttaccgttattattagtataaacgATGTCTATGGTCCTCATTTAAATAGGAAGATTAGTAATATTTGTGAAAGTTTTCCTCGAAAAACTTAAATCTTAATGATGTNNNNNNNNNNNNNNNNNNNNNNNNNNNNNNNNNNNNNNNNNNNNNNNNNNNNNNNNNNNNGTCAGCCCTAAAAGATCTTAATTGATTTAGCTACACCACACACGAGCACAAAACGAGTATGCTTATGCGGTCGCATGTTTTTCATGAGTTTGTTCttctacatatgtatacttacttatatacacatacatgaatcaCACTATATTAACCCCATTGTTAAAATCTTACTCACGGGAATCACAAAGAGCTAACGTCAAAAATGCCATAAAGTGAAATCTAGTAACTTTTTGACCTTGTTCACCCAGTACGATCAAGTATAAATACCTCGTTCAGGGCAATCACTGTCACACTTCACCGCTTGTGTCGGGTCAAACCACAAGTACTTTGGCAGAAGGAAAATTAGTAGAAGCCATGAATCCCCTGTTTAATATGGTAAGTGGACGCTGGAGATATAGATGCTTTGTACTATTcaaatatttgtagatatataaatatggatgtgCATATGTGAATATTCATGGATGGACAATNNNNNNNNNNNNNNNNNNNNNNNNNNNNNNNNNNNNNNNNNNNNNNNNNNNNNNNNNNNNNNNNNNNNNNNNNNNNNNNNNNNCACGTTTGTGTGTTTGCCCTTGCATTTGCATACGggcattttttaaatgtatattaaccTATCGTTCGCTCACAACAGATGCGCGGCGCCTCTGTGCTGGCTATGTTGTGCATTGCGTCCGCTGCGAAACTGCCAGGCTACAGTGCCGGAGGCGACTCTGGTTTGGGCGTCGCgctcggcggaggaggaggccaCGGCGGCATCGTAGGCGGGGCCGGAAGTGGCAACGTTTTCCAGGCAGTTCTAGTCGGTAGCGGACACCTCCCCGCTAGTGCTTTTGGAGGCGCTGCAGGAGGCTTCGCCGGAGGTGCTGCTGGAGGCTTCGCCGGAGGTGCTGCTGGAGGCTTCACCGGAGGCGCTGCAGGAGGCTTCGCCGGAGGTGCTGCTGGAGGCTTCGCCGGAGGTGCTGCTGGAGGCTTCGCTGTTGACCCTGTTGGACCTGTTGGACCAGTTGGCCCTGTTGGCCCTATTGGTACCGTGGAAGGCCCAGGCATCGGCGGTGCTGCCGTATCGCCAGTCGTTGACGTTTTCCCCGTCGAGGAGGACTTCATCGGGTCGGGCATCGACGGAGCTGCCATCTCTCCCGTCGTCACCCTCGAGGAGGAGTACGGCGAGCCAAGCATCAGCGCCGGACCCTTCATCTCCGTCGACCCCGCCCCCCCTTCGGAGCCTGTCGTCCCCGTCCCGACCCTCGTCAGCGTCGATGAGGTCGCCCACGTCAGCCCCCTTGCTGGCGAATACGGCTCGCCAAGCTTCTGAAGCTGAAACCGCCGTCACTGGCGATGCCTTCAGGGCAAGATCCTATTTAAGGTTTGCGAACTGAGATgcaaatcattttatttattgtatattcctTATGAAACTTGAGGaatgaatcataataatataaattatgactatagatatttttgttttatcaaaccTTAATTAATCGTTTTTAAAGAATACATAATCGAAGTATACAATGAACAGATCAAAGTATTTCGACATTGCTAAACCCTCTTAGTAAAATAGTGAGCAGATTAACTTTATGAGGATATTTGTCGATATGTNNNNNNNNNNNNNNNNNNNNNNNNNNNNNNNNNNAGAGTGTAACTTCAGAGACCTAATGGCATTTTGCAATTAGACTATTCGcctcctatttattattttatctatgtgttctttgttttcatttgttcttTCTTATCTGTTTTAACGTCGATTAAATATTCACATTCTAACGTAAAAGTAATTGCGTGTATTGggtagatattgatagatagtttTATTGTTNNNNNNNNNNNNNNNNNNNNNNNNNNNNNNNNNNNNNNNNNNNNNNNNNNNNNNNNNNNNNNNNNNNNNNNNGGTGTGTATAATTACATTTCATNNNNNNNNNNNNNNNNNNNNNNNNNNNNNNNNNNNATGTTTAACCCTTTCCACGGCCGATACCACCTCACTGAAGACTTCGATGAGAAAGCAGGTTCTTGTCGTCAGCTCTCCTGAAGACCTTCCGAACTCACGACATACATTCCTAAGCTCATCTTTTGGCAGTGGAAGCCGTTCTGCAATTGCAAAGCTTCTTCTCATTGAAAGTGGTTCTGGACCAGGAAGGAAGCCGGCGTGAGCCACTTTCTACTTCGAGTGTGAAGGAAAAACTTGTCACAAATGCCAGCAATTATGGTTCATGATTACAGGCAGTGCCAATGAATTAACATTTGTATCCGtaaatgtttttgtatttgtttgtctagTCACACCCGCACAGACGAAGGGCATAAGCACTTCAGTGTGTCCGGATACCGACACTGGTAACTTACCGAGTTGTATATGGATTAACGTAANNNNNNNNNNNNNNNNNNNNNNNNNNNNNNNNNNNNNNNNNNNNNNNNNNNNNNNNNNNNNNNNNNNNNNNNNNNNNNNNNNNNNNNNNNNNNNNNNNNNNNNNNNNNNNNNNNNNNNNNNNNNNNNNNNNNNNNNNNNNNNNNNNNNNNNNNNNNNNNNNNNNNNNNNNNNNNNNNNNNNNNNNNNNNNNNNNNNNNNNNNNNNNNNNNNNNNNNNNNNNNNNNNNNNNNNNNNNNNNNNNNNNNNNNNNNNNNNNNNNNNNNNNNNNNNNNNNNNNNNNNNNNNNNNNNNNNNNNNNNNNNNNNNNNNNNNNNNNNNNNNNNNNNNNNNNNNNNNNNNNNNNNNNNNNNNNNNNNNNNNNNNNNNNNNNNNNNNNNNNNNNNNNNNNNNNNNNNNNNNNNNNNNNNNNNNNNNNNNNNNNNNNNNNNNNNNNNNNNNNNNNNNNNNNNNNNNNNNNNNNNNNNNNNNNNNNNNNNNNNNNNNNNNNNNNNNNNNNNNNNNNNNNNNNNNNNNNNNNNNNNNNNNNNNNNNNNNNNNNNNNNNNNNNNNNNNNNNNNNNNNNNNNNNNNNNNNNNNNNNNNNNNNNNNNNNNNNNNNNNNNNNNNNNNNNNNNNNNNNNNNNNNNNNNNNNNNNNNNNNNNNNNNNNNNNNNNNNNNNNNNNNNNNNNNNNNNNNNNNNNNNNNGAAACTgggagagtagagaaaaaaaattgacagacTGGTTAACACAGTCGTTTTCAAGCAACATTTGCAACACGAGGATGATTCAGCAGGCTCCAGTTTCTCTATTACTCGAACTATGTGTGACTTTTAGTATTTCTATCTCTGCAATTGCAAGCCTTTAACCTCAGCTCTTCAGGAGAATAGAAAAGAATGGTCAAATCGAGTTATTCTGTTTCGTCTTGTTGTTCACTCACAGTTACGATCTCTTCACTTTAGAGAAACAGACTACATTATATGCATTGACTTTAATGGGTATGAGAGTAATGTGGTAAGGCAGCCTGAATACTGTAGGGGAATAGCATGTGTTGGGCAATGGAAAGCAGGNNNNNNNNNNNNNNNNNNNNNNNNNNNNNNNNNNNNNNNNNNNNNNNNNNNNNNNNNNNNNNNNNNNNNNNNNNNNNNNNNNNNNNNNNNNNNNNNNNNNNNNNNNNNNNNNNNNNNNNNNNNNNNNNNNNNNNNNNNNNNNNNNNNNNNNNNNNNNNNNNNNNNNNNNNNNNNNNNNNNNNNNNNNNNNNNNNNNNNNNNNNNNNNNNNNNNNNNNNNNNNNNNNNNNNNNNNNNNNNNNNNNNNNNNNNNNNNNNNNNNNNNNNNNNNNNNNNNNNNNNNNNNNNNNNNNNNNNNNNNNNNNNNNNNNNNNNNNNNNNNNNNNNNNNNNNNNNNNNNNNNNNNNNNNNNNNNNNNNNNNNNNNNNNNNNNNNNNNNNNNNNNNNNNNNNNNNNNNNNNNNNNNNNNNNNNNNNNNNNNNNNNNNNNNNNNNNNNNNNNNNNNNNNNNNNNNNNNNNNNNNNNNNNNNNNNNNNNNNNNNNNNNNNNNNNNNNNNNNNNNNNNNNNNNNNNNNNNNNNNNNNNNNNNNNNNNNNNNNNNNNNNNNNNNNNNNNNNNNNNNNNNNNNNNNNNNNNNNNNNNNNNNNNNNNNNNNNNNNNNNNNNNNNNNNNNNNNNNNNNNNNNNNNNNNNNNNNNNNNNNNNNNNNNNNNNNNNNNNNNNNNNNNNNNNNNNNNNNNNNNNNNNNNNNNNNNNNNNNNNNNNNNNNNNNNNNNNNNNNNNNNNNNNNNNNNNNNNNNNNNNNNNNNNNNNNNNNNNNNNNNNNNNNNNNNNNNNNNNNNNGCACGTTTGTAATGGCGGTACTCCATTGACGCGTTCACCTTGACTTTGAAGGCAATCATTTGACCGATTTACCATTATCTTTGATAGATAACCTAGAAACACAAATGCCCAAGATTTATTCTAAATGGCCAAAGGTAAACACCTTAAAAGTCAGGGATANNNNNNNNNNNNNNNNNNNNNNNNNNNNNNNNNNNNNNNNNNNNNNNNNNNNNNNNNNNNNNNNNNNNCGGCTCCTGTCTCCaagctttcttttattttattgttttttaataagaGAAATACCTTGTTATAAAGTATGTTTTAAAAATCGATTTTGGACTTTTTGGAACTATGTCTTTCGTTCTATAAATTCTATATGACTGTAAAATATTctgttatatttcttttccctttttctttctctttttttattcttcctcctttttaaatttctttttctttttttctttgtttcttctctgtcttgttttcctttttctacttcgtcttctttttttaaaattaaatcttctttctaattttcattcctctctttcttcttcatttcgtttttccttcctctatttcttcttctttttcttttctcctcccccttttcgacCTTATTCTTTGTATCTTTTATTTCACTGACCTTTAGacctttctttctgttccttaTTGTCAGCTACATTTATCTTCATTCTCCTTTGCCTTATGTGTTTCCTATATTCTGTTTCCGCTGTTCTTTtccatatgtatttttctttctctcttctgtactGNNNNNNNNNNNNNNNNNNNNNNNNNNNNNNNNNNNNNNNNNNNNNNNNNNNNNNNNNNNNNNNNNNNNTCATGTGACTTTCATAATAAACAtttctttttgaattttatacatttattttgtttaaattgttTTCGTTTTGCATTTTGCACTGTATCTTAAACGTTCTTCAAGTGTTCTCCAtagttttttattgtgatttttctcATAGCATATATATTCCacattctgtttatattttttctttctttttaatgccCCATATAGTTTCAATATTCTGTTTCGCGTTTCCTATAGATTTCCATATCTCTTTATCATCTATGTATATCTTTCCTTAAACGTTCaacgtgttattttttttttctatgattcgGTTTGTTAACANNNNNNNNNNNNNNNNNNNNNNNNNNNNNNNNNNNNNNNNNNNNNNNNNNNNNNNNNNNNNNNNNNNNNNNNNNNNNNNNNNNNNNNNNNNNNNNNGTATGTGTAGATGGACAAAAGTAGATTGATCTATAGATAAGCAgatggatatacagatatagagatgagNNNNNNNNNNNNNNNNNNNNNNNNNNNNNNNNNNNNNNNNNNNNNNNNNNNNNNNNNNNNNNNNNNNNNNNNNNNNNNNNNNNNNNNNGTANNNNNNNNNNNNNNNNNNNNNNNNNNNNNNNNNNNNNNNNNNNNNNNNNNNNNNNNNNNNNNNNNNNNNNNNNNNNNNNNNNNNNNNNNNNNNNNNNNACAGTTNNNNNNNNNNNNNNNNNNNNNNNNNNNNNNNNNNNNNNNNNNNNNNNNNNNNNNNNNNNNNNNNNNNNNNNNNNNNNNNNNNNNNNNNNNNNNNNNNNNNNNNNNNNNNNNNNNNNNNNNNNNNNNNNNNNNNNNNNNNNNNNNNNNNNNNNNNNNNNNNNNNNNNNNNNNNNNNNNNNNNNNNNNNNNNNNNNNNNNNNNNNNNNNNNNNNNNNNNNNNNNNNNNNNNNNNNNNNNNNNNNNNNNNNNNNNNNNNNNNNNNNNNNNNNNNNNNNNNNNNNNNNNNNNNNNNNNNNNNNNNNNNNNNNNNNNNNNNNNNNNNNNNNNNNNNNNNNNNNNNNNNNNNNNNNNNNNNNNNNNNNNNNNNNNNNNNNNNNNNNNNNNNNNNNNNNNNNNNNNNNNNNNNNNNNNNNNNNNNNNNNNNNNNNNNNNNNNNNNNNNNNNNNNNNNNNNNNNNNNNNNNNNNNNNNNNNNNNNNNNNNNNNNNNNNNNNNNNNNNNNNNNNNNNNNNNNNNNNNNNNNNNNNNNNNNNNNNNNNNNNNNNNNNNNNNNNNNNNNNNNNNNNNNNNNNNNNNNNNNNNNNNNNNNNNNNNNNNNNNNNNNNNNNNNNNNNNTCCAACATTTCGACTAAAATCTAGAGCCCAACGGCGTCTTCACCTCGAAATTAGGNNNNNNNNNNNNNNNNNNNNNNNNNNNNNNNNNNNNNNNNNNNNNNNNNNNNNCAGGTCGTTCTCTCTGCTACACagagcaataaaataaataaaggtataaatTCCTTCTCACCTGCTACGTATCGAGGCACGCAGCGTCCCTGGCGTGTGGGCGACCTTTTAGCACCGCCGGCAGTGCCAGGGCTCACGGCCAGACAGGAGGCCGGCGAAGGTAAAGGCCAGGGCGAGCACAGTGCCACAGACGTAGTAGCGCCGACGTGaagccccccacccacacccctaccccccgcGTGTCTGGCAGGACCTGGCACTCTTTCTCGCTGGTGGCTGGTGCGGtggcccagtttttttttttttctttctttcttttcttttctttttacttcgtctttttcttctatttccttttctttttcctcttttctactacggctttttcttctatttccttttctattcgtctttttcttctatttccttttcttctttctttctcctccctcttcttatttttcttttctcttcttcttctcatcNNNNNNNNNNNNNNNNNNNNNNNNNNNNNNNNNNNNNNNNNNNNNNNNNNNNNNTCTTTTTCTTCACAGTGACGTGACGGGTGATTAGTATTCTATATACATGATAAATGTTTCACAATTTGCATGGTGGTCACGTGTTCTGAACATTCGTCNNNNNNNNNNNNNNNNNNNNNNNNNNNNNNNNNNNNNNNNNNNNNNNNNNNNNNNNNNNNNNNNNNNNNNNNNNNNNNNNNNNNNNNNNNNNNNNNNNNNNNNNNNNNNNNNNNNNNNNNNNNNNNNNNNNNNNNNNNNNNNNNNNNNNNNNNNNNNNNNNNNNNNNNNNNNNNNNNNNNNNNNNNNNNNNNNNNNNNNNNNNNNNNNNNNNNNNNNNNNNNNNNNNNNNNNNNNNNNNNNNNNNNNNNNNNNNNNNNNNNNNNNNNNNNNNNNNNNNNNNNNNNNNNATTAAAGACATATGAATATTATTGACCCAAGACTGACGTGTCCGGTATTTCCTGCTTAGATAAGTCTTGTGTTTTATTTCCACCGGAGACCAGCGGTGTAAGATTTTCACGACACGAATAAAAAACTGGTTTGGCAAGTAAGCTATTAAAAAGAATGATGTTGGTATTTCTAGCAGTTCTTAATGACGCCGGAAGAGAATCTAGTTGAGATTGATAGTGTTATGTGAACTGGATTTAagtaaattataaatgaaaattcaCTCGTGGGTTTTAAAGGATAAGATTGCAAGTGGATTTGCAAGTGAAAGCCCATCATTTTGAGCNNNNNNNNNNNNNNNNNNNNNNNNNNNNNNNNNNNNNNNNNNNNNNNNNNNNNNNNNNNNNNNNNNNNNNNNNNNNNNNNNNNNNNNNNNNNNNNNNNNNNNNNNNNNNNNNNNNNNNNNNNNNNNNNNNNNNNNNNNNNNNNNNNNNNNNNNNNNNNNNNNNNNNNNNNNNNNNNNNNNNNNNNNNNNNNNNNNNNNNNNNNNNNNNNNNNNNNNNNNNNNNNNNNNNNNNNNNNNNNNNNNNNNNNNNNNNNNNNNNNNNNNNNNNNNNNNNNNNNNNNNNNNNNNNNNNNNNNNNNNNNNNNNNNNNNNNNNNNNNNNNNNNNNNNNNNNNNNNNNNNNNNNNNNNNNNNNNNNNNNNNNNNNNNNNNNNNNNNNNNNNNNNNNNNNNNNNNNNNNNNNNNNNNNNNNNNNNNNNNNNNNNNNNNNNNNNNNNNNNNNNNNNNNNNNNNNNNNNNNNNNNNNNNNNNNNNNNNNNNNNNNNNNNNNNNNNNNNNNNNNNNNNNNNNNNNNNNNNNNNNNNNNNNNNNNNNNNNNNNNNNNNNNNNNNNNNNNNNNNNNNNNNNNNNNNNNNNNNNNNNNNNNNNNNNNNNNNNNNNNNNNNNNNNNNNNNNNNNNNNNNCTTGCATCGCCATTACAAAATATTCCAGCACCCAAGCATGACTAAGCATATCTGAAGCGAggtcaaagaaaaagaagaaaaaatcccggAAACTTTTGAACCACATTAGTTACCAAGGCCATTCATGCATGAAATATGTTGCATGCAAAGAAGACAAGCATGGCAAGCAGGGGATCTAGATGTGGCCTTATTAACTTTCTCTTTAaggccggggggaggggtggggggagagtccTAAGGCAAGGGCCGGTGAGGGGGCGGGGCCAGAGCACTATATAAACCCCCGCGGACGCGTGCTGTGCTGCACTTCTTACTCTGATCCGGTGTCGGTCAGATTGCAGGATCTCTTTGTGACTAATATGGTTATAGTAATGAATTCCTTCATCTAAGATTTTGTGATGGTTGTAAAATGTCGTGCAGTCGCCGAAGAAATGACCTTAATGCTTGGTGATGCAATATTGATTAAGGAGCTGTGTCAGTGCAGGACTTAATTCACAATGCGATTGTNNNNNNNNNNNNNNNNNNNNNNNNNNNNNNNNNNNNNNN from Penaeus monodon isolate SGIC_2016 chromosome 23, NSTDA_Pmon_1, whole genome shotgun sequence includes these protein-coding regions:
- the LOC119588422 gene encoding uncharacterized protein LOC119588422; amino-acid sequence: MNMLRGVSMLAMVCMVSAAKLPGYSAGGDSGLGVDLVSAXXXXXXXXXXXXXSVFPAVFVGSGNLPASAIVGAAGGIGGGAVGHSEPSTGPVAPVVTVEEEYTGPSIDAGPDSAGSPAVTVDEEYSELSIDVAPVAPVPTVEEEYTGPNEVAHVSPPADEYSSPNH
- the LOC119588283 gene encoding pupal cuticle protein 36-like encodes the protein MLMRSHVFHDTIKYKYLVQGNHCHTSPLVSGQTTSTLAEGKLVEAMNPLFNMMRGASVLAMLCIASAAKLPGYSAGGDSGLGVALGGGGGHGGIVGGAGSGNVFQAVLVGSGHLPASAFGGAAGGFAGGAAGGFAGGAAGGFTGGAAGGFAGGAAGGFAGGAAGGFAVDPVGPVGPVGPVGPIGTVEGPGIGGAAVSPVVDVFPVEEDFIGSGIDGAAISPVVTLEEEYGEPSISAGPFISVDPAPPSEPVVPVPTLVSVDEVAHVSPLAGEYGSPSF